The Bacteroidota bacterium genome has a window encoding:
- a CDS encoding BamA/TamA family outer membrane protein has translation MYFPASSFAVHQAGCGSSGYHHILNRNNTLVYRVATGIGLPYGNSRALQDFEKKASSPAAPAVSEPGARTLGPGSYNESLNIEQSGDFRFEANNQYRSFLLQLFGSTILEGAAFVDAGNVWTRNEDASRPGSQFRISTFARELGIGGGLGMRFNFSFFILRLDMAVKPHDPSLDLSERWVYPNQKFVIGDIVPNLAIGYPF, from the coding sequence ATGTATTTTCCGGCATCAAGTTTCGCAGTACATCAAGCCGGATGTGGATCTTCAGGCTACCACCACATCCTCAACAGGAACAACACCCTCGTATATCGCGTTGCAACCGGCATTGGCTTGCCGTACGGGAATTCCCGGGCGTTGCAAGATTTCGAGAAAAAAGCTTCTTCACCGGCGGCGCCAGCAGTGTCAGAGCCTGGAGCGCGTACACTGGGTCCGGGCTCTTACAATGAATCGCTCAACATCGAACAGAGCGGTGATTTCAGGTTCGAAGCCAATAACCAGTACCGTTCCTTCCTCCTCCAACTCTTCGGCTCCACCATCTTGGAAGGTGCGGCATTCGTCGATGCCGGCAACGTCTGGACACGAAACGAAGACGCGAGCCGGCCGGGATCGCAGTTCCGCATCTCCACCTTCGCACGCGAGCTCGGCATCGGCGGCGGATTGGGCATGCGCTTCAACTTCTCCTTCTTCATCCTCCGCCTCGACATGGCCGTCAAACCGCACGATCCATCCCTCGACCTGTCAGAACGCTGGGTCTATCCCAACCAAAAATTCGTCATCGGCGACATTGTTCCGAACCTGGCGATCGGGTACCCCTTCTGA